One region of Aneurinibacillus sp. REN35 genomic DNA includes:
- a CDS encoding peptidylprolyl isomerase has translation MWPIKKYGRLALVAFLSLIVLLAGCGQKEPIAAKYDDGKEITAPQFKNYTEVIKAIEPSMAQAVESGNKEALTYLLHYMVMTQHITDQVKETDEMKKKADEGFKQYENFVKQQVGQEEKLTQYYADRKVTEGEMKDFFLDQEKMIAYFSKDIKEEDKKKEYELAKKEGYLTQTDVRHILIGTEKRSKAEAKKKADELVKKLRGGADFAKLATENTDDPGSKETGGLYQYPMPDGSTLEQTAAEYKNAAKTLPLNKISDPIETEFGYHIMRVEKRTDQSYEDVKKDIGDMLAQQKQGEFLNSKVKELIKEEKVPADMVKEQPQQPAPGQPGGQQQQIPQPTPDGGQQPVPAPEGQKPSGQ, from the coding sequence ATGTGGCCAATTAAGAAGTATGGGCGACTTGCACTAGTAGCCTTTCTTTCCCTCATTGTTCTACTTGCAGGCTGTGGACAGAAAGAACCGATAGCCGCGAAGTATGATGACGGTAAGGAAATTACAGCACCACAATTCAAGAACTACACGGAAGTGATTAAAGCGATTGAGCCGAGCATGGCACAAGCCGTTGAGTCAGGGAACAAGGAAGCGCTGACCTATCTGCTGCATTATATGGTCATGACGCAGCATATCACCGACCAGGTGAAAGAGACGGATGAGATGAAGAAAAAAGCCGATGAAGGCTTTAAGCAGTATGAAAACTTCGTCAAACAACAGGTAGGCCAGGAAGAGAAGCTTACACAGTACTATGCTGACCGTAAAGTAACGGAAGGTGAGATGAAGGATTTCTTCCTTGATCAAGAGAAAATGATTGCTTATTTCTCCAAAGACATTAAGGAAGAGGATAAGAAGAAAGAATATGAGCTGGCCAAAAAGGAAGGTTATTTGACGCAGACAGATGTGCGCCACATCCTGATTGGCACAGAGAAGCGCTCCAAAGCAGAAGCAAAGAAAAAAGCTGATGAGTTGGTGAAGAAGTTACGCGGTGGAGCTGATTTTGCGAAGCTGGCAACAGAAAATACAGACGACCCAGGAAGCAAGGAAACGGGTGGATTGTATCAATATCCAATGCCTGACGGAAGCACATTAGAGCAGACTGCAGCAGAGTATAAGAATGCAGCGAAGACACTGCCTCTAAACAAAATTAGTGATCCGATCGAGACCGAATTCGGATATCATATTATGCGTGTCGAAAAACGTACGGATCAGTCCTATGAAGATGTAAAGAAAGACATTGGCGATATGCTGGCACAGCAGAAGCAAGGCGAGTTCTTAAACAGCAAGGTGAAAGAACTTATTAAAGAAGAAAAAGTTCCGGCTGATATGGTGAAGGAACAGCCTCAGCAGCCTGCACCTGGACAACCGGGCGGACAACAACAGCAAATTCCGCAACCGACTCCAGATGGTGGACAGCAGCCTGTACCGGCTCCGGAAGGGCAAAAGCCAAGCGGACAGTAG